A window of the Deinococcus gobiensis I-0 genome harbors these coding sequences:
- a CDS encoding phage tail protein encodes MSFGNKAGGPGRTSSYVKPVANASSRYYVTVDNMPKAVFSEVSGLQMETELFEYQEGGNNGYVYRLPGITKAGNVTLKRGVARDNELFKWYQRVARGVMDLRSVTITLYATQDAQPVVTWELLNAFPCKWTGPQLAAGTDAVAIETIELAHVGILAVE; translated from the coding sequence ATGAGTTTCGGAAATAAAGCCGGCGGCCCAGGCCGGACCTCCAGCTACGTCAAGCCGGTCGCCAACGCGTCGAGCCGGTACTACGTCACCGTGGACAACATGCCCAAGGCCGTGTTCTCGGAAGTCAGCGGTCTCCAGATGGAAACCGAGCTGTTCGAGTACCAGGAGGGCGGCAACAACGGGTACGTGTACCGCCTGCCGGGCATCACCAAGGCGGGCAACGTGACCCTCAAGCGCGGGGTGGCGCGCGACAACGAGCTGTTCAAGTGGTACCAGCGGGTCGCGCGCGGCGTGATGGACCTGCGCTCGGTGACCATCACGCTCTACGCCACGCAGGACGCGCAGCCGGTCGTGACCTGGGAACTGCTCAACGCCTTTCCCTGCAAGTGGACGGGGCCGCAACTGGCCGCCGGCACCGACGCCGTCGCCATCGAGACCATAGAACTGGCCCACGTGGGCATTCTGGCCGTGGAATAA
- a CDS encoding ATP-binding protein: MLNFIQAIELHLSGQADGPLVNPLDDGHSRFSQLAGTLGLSGVEGGLLMLALAGEVHPLRLRQFVQLHYDDQPPPLGGVTRHLALSLFGDDAGVMGERSALFTSRLLLPVAGEPQGSLSLQVLRLDPAVLAYLYGSDEVPTELAPYVQPLPDPAGAGDPAGLTAALTRHLATGPQAAAQLHGGDLDTQLDLALAGLATLERPVTRLTLNEFVAAGEALARDLTLWERQAALYPSAFVLEAHLNRLEAGEEAWPVPRLERLVASVASHLRGPLVVLAQEPLDLGSGRPALELEVPHLTRAEQREVWAAQLGLRRADLPRLAELTDQFSLNARAIAGRAEAAALGDAVSGQAARSDDEKLERAWQACRVAGRQRLGKLAERLTGEPGWDDLVLPPEDKAVLSQIVEHVRHRARVYEDWGMGRSRGLGISALFSGPSGTGKTLGAEVVAHALKLDLYRVDVSSMVSKYIGETEKNLRQIFDAADEGGVILLFDEADSLFGKRGDVQSSNDRFANTQVNYLLQRMESYRGLAILTTNLESSMDQAFMRRIRFTLNFRAPEAAERARIWQRAFPEQVDTAALDYAQLAQIKLAGGNIRSVALNAAFMAAAQGTPLTMPLMREAIRGEWRKLGRLSLDDAAFVGWGR; this comes from the coding sequence GTGCTGAACTTCATCCAGGCCATCGAGCTGCACCTCAGCGGGCAGGCCGACGGGCCGCTCGTCAACCCGCTGGACGACGGCCACTCGCGGTTCTCGCAGCTGGCCGGCACGCTCGGGCTCTCGGGTGTCGAGGGCGGGCTGCTGATGCTGGCGCTGGCCGGCGAGGTTCACCCGTTGCGGCTGCGGCAGTTCGTGCAGCTGCACTACGACGACCAGCCCCCGCCGCTGGGGGGCGTGACCCGCCACCTCGCGCTGAGCCTGTTCGGCGACGACGCCGGGGTGATGGGCGAGCGCAGCGCCCTGTTCACGTCGCGGTTGCTGCTGCCGGTGGCGGGCGAGCCGCAGGGCAGCCTCAGCTTGCAGGTGCTGCGGCTCGATCCGGCCGTGCTGGCCTACCTGTACGGCTCGGACGAGGTGCCGACGGAACTCGCGCCTTACGTGCAGCCGCTTCCCGACCCGGCCGGAGCGGGCGATCCGGCCGGGCTGACGGCCGCCCTGACGCGGCACCTCGCCACCGGACCGCAGGCCGCCGCGCAGCTTCACGGCGGGGATCTGGACACGCAGCTCGACCTCGCGCTGGCGGGGCTGGCGACCCTGGAGCGCCCGGTCACGCGCCTGACCCTGAACGAGTTCGTGGCGGCCGGTGAGGCGCTGGCCCGCGACCTGACGCTGTGGGAGCGGCAGGCCGCGCTGTATCCCTCGGCCTTCGTGCTCGAAGCGCACCTGAACCGGCTGGAGGCGGGCGAGGAGGCTTGGCCTGTACCCCGGCTGGAGCGGCTGGTCGCCAGCGTGGCCTCGCACCTGCGCGGACCGCTGGTGGTGCTGGCCCAGGAGCCACTGGACCTGGGGTCCGGACGGCCCGCCCTGGAACTGGAAGTGCCTCATCTCACGCGCGCCGAGCAGCGCGAGGTGTGGGCCGCGCAGCTGGGCCTGCGCCGCGCCGACCTGCCCCGCCTGGCCGAGCTGACCGACCAGTTCAGCCTCAATGCCCGCGCCATCGCCGGGCGGGCGGAGGCGGCGGCCCTGGGTGACGCCGTGTCGGGTCAGGCGGCCCGCAGCGACGACGAGAAGCTGGAGCGCGCCTGGCAGGCCTGCCGGGTCGCCGGGCGTCAGCGCCTGGGCAAGCTGGCCGAGCGCCTGACCGGCGAACCCGGCTGGGACGACCTCGTGCTGCCGCCCGAGGACAAGGCGGTGCTCTCTCAGATCGTCGAGCATGTGCGCCACCGCGCCCGCGTGTATGAGGACTGGGGCATGGGGCGCTCGCGCGGGCTGGGCATCAGCGCGCTGTTCAGCGGCCCCTCGGGTACGGGCAAGACGCTGGGGGCCGAGGTGGTCGCGCACGCCCTGAAGCTCGACCTGTACCGCGTGGACGTGTCCAGCATGGTCAGCAAGTACATCGGCGAGACCGAGAAGAACCTGCGCCAGATCTTCGACGCGGCCGACGAGGGCGGCGTGATCCTGCTGTTCGACGAGGCCGACTCGCTGTTCGGCAAGCGCGGCGACGTGCAGAGCAGCAACGACCGCTTCGCCAACACGCAGGTCAACTACCTCCTACAACGCATGGAAAGTTACCGGGGCCTGGCGATCCTGACCACCAACCTGGAGAGCAGCATGGATCAGGCCTTCATGCGCCGCATCCGCTTCACGCTCAACTTCCGCGCGCCCGAGGCCGCCGAGCGCGCCCGCATCTGGCAGCGGGCCTTTCCCGAACAGGTGGATACGGCGGCGCTGGATTACGCGCAGCTCGCGCAGATCAAGCTCGCAGGGGGCAACATCCGCTCGGTGGCGCTGAACGCCGCCTTCATGGCCGCCGCGCAGGGTACGCCCCTGACCATGCCGCTCATGCGTGAGGCCATCCGGGGCGAGTGGCGCAAGCTGGGCCGCCTGTCTCTGGACGACGCGGCCTTCGTGGGCTGGGGGCGTTAG
- a CDS encoding phage tail sheath family protein has product MPEYLSPGVYIEEMSSGPRPIEGISTTTAAFIGFAPSGPANTPIFIANWSQYLETFGSREADGTVNPHMPGTYMSHSVYGYFNNGGTRCYVTRIVPPNRAKDTGKTVDMPKTLQLSSRASKALPALTVGVKGQPVSDVNVEVQPAVPTEQDPTPADGVFTLRVRLDDKEETFENVSMAKKHPRNVVEVVNQHSQIIEILEQSTAGALAERVPEFGGFTIHSAFAPTDTSIVLQSNHFVGSVHDRSGIEGMEVAEDVSMLCAPDLMSAYQNGLIDEDGVKAVQRAMIDHCERNRNRVALIDPLPDLNPQQVKRWREHESNFDSSYAALYYPWIKINGPEGRPILVPPSGHMAGIYARSDVERGVHKAPANEVIRGALDPAMQITKSEQDLLNPIGVNCIRTFPGMGLRIWGARTLSSDARFRYISVRRIFNFVEKSIERGTQWAVFEPNDDDLWSKLRRDITAFLTIVWRSGALFGKTAGEAFYVKCDAELNPPEVRDLGMVMVEIGIAPVKPAEFVVLRFGQYAGTGQ; this is encoded by the coding sequence ATGCCCGAATATCTGTCGCCAGGCGTATACATCGAGGAGATGTCCTCGGGTCCCCGACCCATCGAGGGCATCAGTACGACCACGGCCGCCTTCATCGGCTTCGCGCCGAGCGGTCCGGCCAACACGCCCATCTTCATCGCCAACTGGTCGCAGTACCTCGAGACCTTCGGCTCGCGTGAGGCCGACGGCACGGTCAACCCGCACATGCCGGGCACCTACATGTCGCACTCGGTCTACGGCTACTTCAACAACGGGGGCACGCGCTGTTACGTGACCCGCATCGTGCCGCCCAACCGCGCCAAGGACACCGGCAAGACGGTGGACATGCCCAAGACGCTGCAACTGTCGTCGCGGGCTTCCAAGGCGCTGCCCGCACTGACGGTGGGCGTCAAGGGCCAGCCCGTGAGCGACGTGAACGTCGAGGTGCAGCCTGCCGTGCCCACCGAGCAGGACCCCACGCCCGCCGACGGCGTGTTCACCCTGCGCGTGCGGCTCGACGACAAGGAAGAGACCTTCGAGAACGTCTCGATGGCCAAGAAGCACCCGCGCAACGTCGTCGAGGTGGTCAACCAGCACAGCCAGATCATCGAGATCCTGGAGCAGAGCACGGCCGGCGCCCTGGCCGAGCGCGTGCCGGAATTCGGCGGCTTCACCATCCACTCGGCCTTCGCGCCGACCGACACGAGCATCGTCCTCCAGAGCAACCACTTCGTGGGCAGCGTGCACGACCGCTCGGGGATTGAGGGGATGGAGGTCGCCGAGGACGTGTCCATGCTGTGCGCCCCCGACCTGATGAGCGCCTACCAGAACGGCCTGATTGACGAGGACGGCGTCAAGGCCGTGCAGCGCGCCATGATCGACCACTGCGAGCGCAACCGCAACCGCGTGGCCCTCATCGACCCGTTGCCCGACCTGAATCCGCAGCAGGTCAAGCGCTGGCGCGAGCACGAGTCGAACTTCGATTCCTCGTACGCCGCGCTGTACTACCCGTGGATCAAGATCAACGGTCCCGAGGGCCGGCCGATCCTCGTGCCGCCCAGCGGTCACATGGCCGGTATCTATGCCCGCAGCGACGTCGAGCGCGGGGTTCACAAGGCCCCCGCCAACGAGGTCATCCGCGGCGCCCTCGACCCGGCCATGCAGATCACCAAGAGCGAGCAGGACCTCCTGAACCCCATCGGCGTGAACTGCATCCGCACCTTCCCCGGCATGGGCCTGCGCATCTGGGGCGCGCGTACCCTGAGCAGCGACGCCCGTTTCCGGTACATCTCGGTGCGCCGCATCTTCAATTTCGTCGAGAAGAGCATCGAGCGCGGGACCCAGTGGGCCGTCTTCGAGCCCAACGACGACGACCTGTGGTCGAAGCTGCGCCGCGACATCACGGCCTTCCTGACCATCGTATGGCGCAGCGGCGCGCTGTTCGGCAAGACGGCGGGCGAGGCCTTCTACGTCAAGTGTGACGCCGAACTCAATCCGCCCGAGGTCCGTGACTTAGGAATGGTCATGGTCGAAATCGGAATCGCGCCGGTCAAGCCCGCCGAATTCGTGGTGCTGCGCTTCGGTCAGTACGCCGGCACCGGCCAGTAA
- the ilvD gene encoding dihydroxy-acid dehydratase: MPTYRSRTTTEGRNMAGARALWRATGMGEADFQKPIIAVVNSFTQFVPGHVHLKDLGQLVAREIEAAGGVAKEFNTIAVDDGIAMGHDGMLYSLPSRELIADSVEYMVNAHCADAMVCISNCDKITPGMLMAALRLNIPAVFVSGGPMEAGKVLLKDTLHSLDLVDAMVMSADDAVSDEDVALVERSACPTCGSCSGMFTANSMNCLTEALGLSLPGNGSVLATHADRQALFKRAGHLIVDLAKRYYEGDEEAVLPRNVATFAAFENAMTLDIAMGGSTNTVLHLLAAAHEAGVEFTMADIDRLSRRVPVLCKVAPAKNDVHMEDVHRAGGIMAILGQLERADLLNRDVHSVHAASLVEALERWDVSRTSDEATRTFYRAAPGGIPTQLAFSQARRYTALDTDREAGVIRSAEHAFSQDGGLAVLYGNLAEDGCIVKTAGVDESILKFTGTARVFESQDAAVDAILEGGVQAGEVVLIRYEGPRGGPGMQEMLYPTSYLKSKGLGKACALVTDGRFSGGSSGLSIGHVSPEAAEGGTIGLVETGDRIEIDIPERRIHLAVSDAELAARRERQDQAGWHPAEPRPRKVTAALRAYASMTTSAARGAVREI; encoded by the coding sequence ATGCCGACCTACCGTTCCAGAACCACCACCGAAGGCCGCAATATGGCCGGTGCCCGCGCCCTGTGGCGCGCGACCGGGATGGGAGAAGCAGACTTCCAGAAGCCGATCATCGCCGTGGTCAACTCCTTCACGCAGTTCGTGCCCGGCCATGTCCACCTCAAGGATCTCGGGCAACTGGTGGCCCGCGAGATCGAGGCGGCGGGCGGCGTGGCGAAGGAATTCAACACCATCGCCGTGGACGACGGCATCGCCATGGGCCACGACGGCATGCTCTACTCCCTGCCCAGCCGCGAACTGATCGCCGACAGCGTGGAGTACATGGTCAACGCCCACTGCGCCGACGCGATGGTGTGCATCTCCAACTGCGACAAGATCACGCCGGGCATGCTGATGGCGGCCCTGCGCCTGAACATTCCGGCCGTGTTCGTCTCGGGCGGGCCGATGGAGGCGGGCAAGGTCCTGCTCAAGGACACCCTGCACTCGCTGGACCTCGTGGACGCGATGGTCATGTCGGCCGACGACGCGGTCAGCGACGAGGACGTGGCCCTGGTCGAGCGTTCGGCCTGCCCCACCTGCGGGTCGTGCTCGGGGATGTTCACGGCCAACTCCATGAACTGCCTGACCGAGGCGCTGGGTCTCTCGCTGCCGGGCAACGGCTCGGTGCTGGCGACACACGCCGACCGGCAGGCCCTGTTCAAGCGGGCCGGGCACCTGATCGTGGACCTCGCCAAGCGCTACTACGAAGGCGACGAGGAGGCCGTGCTGCCGCGCAACGTCGCCACCTTCGCGGCCTTCGAGAACGCGATGACGCTGGACATCGCCATGGGCGGCTCGACCAATACGGTGCTGCATCTGCTGGCGGCCGCCCATGAAGCGGGCGTGGAGTTCACCATGGCCGACATCGACCGGCTGTCGCGCCGCGTCCCCGTGCTGTGCAAGGTGGCACCGGCCAAGAACGACGTGCACATGGAGGACGTGCACCGCGCCGGGGGCATCATGGCGATCCTGGGCCAGCTGGAGCGGGCCGACCTGCTCAACCGCGACGTGCACAGTGTCCATGCGGCCAGCCTGGTAGAGGCGCTCGAGCGCTGGGACGTGTCGCGCACGTCTGACGAGGCGACCCGGACCTTCTACCGGGCTGCGCCCGGCGGGATCCCCACGCAGCTCGCCTTCTCGCAGGCGAGGCGCTACACCGCCCTGGATACCGACCGGGAGGCGGGCGTCATCCGCAGCGCCGAGCACGCGTTCTCGCAGGACGGCGGGTTGGCCGTGCTGTACGGCAACCTCGCGGAGGACGGCTGCATCGTCAAGACGGCGGGCGTGGACGAGAGCATTCTGAAATTTACGGGGACCGCCCGCGTCTTCGAATCGCAGGACGCCGCCGTGGACGCCATCCTGGAGGGCGGCGTGCAGGCCGGCGAGGTCGTCCTGATCCGCTACGAGGGTCCACGCGGCGGCCCCGGCATGCAGGAGATGCTGTATCCCACGAGCTACCTGAAGTCCAAGGGACTGGGCAAGGCCTGCGCCCTGGTCACCGACGGGCGGTTTTCGGGGGGCTCCTCCGGGCTCTCTATCGGGCACGTGTCGCCCGAAGCCGCGGAGGGCGGCACCATCGGACTGGTCGAGACGGGTGACCGCATCGAGATCGATATCCCGGAGCGCCGCATCCATCTCGCGGTGAGCGACGCCGAACTCGCCGCGCGCCGGGAGAGACAGGACCAAGCGGGCTGGCATCCTGCCGAGCCCCGCCCCCGGAAGGTGACCGCCGCGCTGCGCGCCTACGCGAGCATGACCACCAGTGCGGCGCGCGGCGCAGTGCGGGAGATCTGA
- a CDS encoding GPW/gp25 family protein: MSDHLGTGWAFPVATDPRGRIGMVSGVRAVEQAMLMILMTPKGQRVMRPEYGCQLHELVFAPNDASTLGLASYYVHEALSTWEPRIELEEVDADVDPDYPERIVIRVNYRLVDEPNSRSLVFPFYRMPTETLP, translated from the coding sequence ATGAGCGACCACCTCGGCACCGGCTGGGCCTTTCCGGTCGCCACCGACCCGCGCGGACGCATCGGCATGGTGAGCGGCGTGCGCGCGGTCGAGCAGGCGATGCTGATGATCCTGATGACCCCCAAGGGCCAGCGCGTGATGCGGCCCGAATACGGCTGTCAGCTGCATGAGCTGGTCTTCGCGCCCAACGACGCGAGTACGCTGGGCCTCGCCTCCTACTACGTCCACGAGGCGCTGAGCACCTGGGAGCCGCGCATCGAACTCGAGGAAGTGGACGCCGACGTGGACCCCGACTATCCCGAGCGCATCGTGATCCGGGTCAACTACCGCCTCGTGGACGAGCCCAACAGCCGCTCGCTGGTTTTTCCCTTCTACCGCATGCCGACCGAAACCCTGCCCTGA
- a CDS encoding DUF4157 domain-containing protein, with translation MAGPPAGQPGSSAPAPQGPAPAPLSAPVWPTEQSAQPRPLTGVGEAAAQATGRALARPEAREPLPLGAQAVLSRALGADVGHVRLIRDAHAAAATAQAAADALAVGDAVLLSPGQDLASPRGLGLLAHELTHILRDRDPSFVPAVLRAAPSAGPVAPAQPLPTAPGGSPADEETLAEQVEARVGAQSAGQAAGQPGQAAQGVQSPARAPAAPTPWGDLPAPWEPLPFWDDAPATPARSGPPRPAPVARSSVPAGSPAAAPAAGPGSVVRAASTSRSPAAPAAAPAPVGGPDPAPRGPDTGSSRRQTRAPDLDRLAEQVYAVLKRRLATEVRRDR, from the coding sequence GTGGCAGGTCCACCCGCCGGTCAACCGGGGAGCAGTGCCCCGGCTCCCCAGGGACCGGCCCCGGCCCCCCTCTCGGCCCCGGTGTGGCCGACGGAACAGTCGGCGCAGCCCCGTCCCCTGACCGGCGTGGGCGAGGCGGCCGCTCAGGCGACCGGGCGCGCACTCGCCCGTCCCGAGGCGCGCGAGCCGCTGCCGCTGGGCGCGCAGGCGGTCCTGAGTCGTGCGCTGGGCGCGGACGTGGGCCATGTACGCCTCATCCGGGACGCCCACGCGGCGGCGGCGACGGCGCAGGCGGCGGCCGACGCGCTGGCGGTGGGCGACGCCGTGCTCCTCAGCCCCGGGCAGGACCTCGCCTCGCCCCGGGGTCTGGGTCTGCTGGCCCACGAACTGACCCACATCCTGCGGGACCGCGACCCTTCCTTCGTGCCGGCGGTGCTGCGTGCGGCCCCGTCTGCCGGACCGGTCGCCCCGGCCCAGCCCCTGCCCACCGCGCCGGGGGGCAGCCCTGCCGACGAGGAGACGCTGGCCGAGCAGGTCGAGGCGAGGGTGGGGGCGCAGTCGGCCGGGCAGGCTGCGGGACAGCCGGGGCAGGCCGCGCAGGGCGTGCAGAGCCCGGCGCGCGCACCTGCCGCACCCACGCCCTGGGGTGACCTGCCGGCGCCCTGGGAACCCCTGCCCTTCTGGGACGACGCGCCGGCCACCCCGGCCCGCAGTGGTCCCCCTCGGCCCGCGCCTGTCGCGCGTTCCAGCGTGCCGGCCGGCAGTCCGGCCGCTGCGCCGGCCGCCGGCCCCGGGAGTGTCGTGCGCGCCGCGAGCACGTCCCGCTCTCCGGCCGCGCCGGCCGCTGCCCCAGCGCCGGTCGGTGGCCCAGACCCCGCGCCGCGTGGACCCGATACCGGCTCCTCACGGCGGCAGACCCGCGCGCCCGACCTCGACCGGCTGGCCGAGCAGGTGTACGCGGTCCTCAAGCGCCGCCTCGCCACCGAGGTCCGCCGTGACCGCTGA
- a CDS encoding vWA domain-containing protein — MAPLVRPRPRSAGPLLAALCLGSLGEAAAQACVLPSSPPPSRSRVVFILDTSGSMQGLGDGRANIFARVQGAILRGMRAAQAPGSVELLTFDKGPRQRRSFAWPSQRGEFERAVNGIRADGSNTWLYTSMQSMFASLQSRDDTATTVYVLTDGIDNNPDRAATIATALAAFNVTRGNFDKLYYVGLGVQVPAEVKAQFAQTTFAQAVELPLNTPPDLTSALLLPGMVNVSPDASFAFRRPQGTRLSLESGNVGGGQVTILNPEGAGDRVRLGIQGSVPAGSVGYVCADLPDGEQRLLLRFEQTTPPPSGAPAPQPPALGTLRLLNPDFRRELKRGEKAVLRYQAVNGPVTVEVAQAPGEITAQLPDTVVSLLEGQQVELTLTDLTLRGGQQAAPSLRLNNAATQAVPAVVGVEPVRRNWWWLLLLPVPLLLLLWWRREGGPFEPYALSVDRALRITLHERATGRRRSRPARRDLSDVGALFRMPGLRGIVLERYQPDIAPEDEVVLDNSDTNSIRDYAAQRGRRALRLQAQPERLRLHKDTQPEGTFLELQETLALGQLYVFTPYEPPRARVRPAAPPPEPPIEVIVTLLRGVAMQDLELPLEDVDLADVFAEEGLRGLVVRREPGLLRLRALAAGMRLRHISREFGPGDALPLAVMLDLAAPGGTFQLRVRDKASMSRMRR; from the coding sequence ATGGCCCCGCTCGTCCGCCCGCGCCCCCGGTCCGCCGGGCCGCTGCTCGCCGCCCTGTGTCTGGGCAGCCTGGGCGAAGCCGCCGCGCAGGCCTGCGTGCTGCCCAGCAGTCCGCCGCCCAGCCGCTCGCGGGTGGTGTTCATCCTCGACACCTCGGGGTCCATGCAGGGCCTCGGGGACGGCCGGGCGAACATCTTCGCGCGGGTGCAGGGGGCCATCCTGCGCGGCATGCGCGCGGCGCAGGCTCCGGGATCGGTCGAGCTGCTCACCTTCGACAAGGGGCCGCGCCAGCGCCGGAGCTTCGCGTGGCCCTCGCAGCGCGGCGAATTCGAGCGGGCCGTGAACGGCATCCGGGCCGACGGCTCGAACACCTGGCTGTATACCAGCATGCAGAGCATGTTCGCCTCGCTCCAGAGCCGGGACGACACCGCCACGACCGTCTACGTCCTCACCGACGGCATCGACAACAACCCCGACCGCGCGGCGACCATCGCCACGGCCCTCGCCGCCTTCAACGTCACGCGCGGCAATTTCGACAAGCTGTACTACGTGGGCCTGGGCGTGCAGGTGCCCGCCGAGGTCAAGGCGCAGTTCGCGCAGACCACCTTCGCGCAGGCGGTCGAGCTGCCCCTGAACACCCCGCCCGACCTCACCTCGGCGCTGCTGCTGCCCGGCATGGTGAACGTGTCGCCCGACGCCTCCTTCGCCTTCCGGCGGCCTCAGGGCACCCGCCTGAGCCTGGAGTCGGGCAACGTGGGCGGCGGTCAGGTCACGATCCTGAACCCCGAGGGTGCGGGCGACCGGGTCAGGCTGGGCATCCAGGGCAGCGTGCCGGCGGGGTCGGTGGGCTACGTCTGCGCCGACCTGCCAGACGGCGAACAGCGCCTGCTGCTGCGCTTCGAGCAGACCACGCCGCCGCCCTCGGGCGCGCCCGCCCCCCAGCCGCCCGCCCTGGGCACGCTGCGGCTGCTGAACCCCGACTTCCGGCGCGAGCTGAAACGCGGCGAGAAGGCCGTGCTGCGCTATCAGGCGGTGAACGGCCCGGTGACGGTCGAGGTCGCGCAGGCCCCCGGCGAGATCACCGCGCAGCTGCCCGACACGGTGGTCAGCCTCCTCGAAGGCCAGCAGGTCGAGCTGACCCTGACCGACCTCACGCTGCGCGGCGGCCAGCAGGCCGCGCCGTCGCTGCGCCTGAACAACGCGGCGACGCAGGCGGTCCCGGCCGTCGTGGGGGTCGAGCCGGTGCGGCGCAACTGGTGGTGGCTGCTGCTGCTGCCTGTGCCCCTCCTGCTGCTGCTGTGGTGGCGGCGCGAAGGCGGGCCGTTCGAGCCCTACGCCCTGTCGGTGGACCGGGCGCTGCGGATCACGCTGCACGAGCGCGCCACCGGGCGCCGGCGCAGCCGCCCGGCGCGGCGCGACCTGAGCGACGTGGGCGCGCTGTTCCGGATGCCCGGGCTGCGCGGCATCGTGCTGGAGCGGTATCAGCCCGACATCGCGCCCGAGGACGAGGTCGTGCTGGACAACAGCGACACCAATAGCATCCGCGACTACGCGGCCCAGCGGGGACGGCGGGCACTGCGGCTCCAGGCCCAGCCCGAGCGGCTGCGGCTGCACAAGGACACCCAGCCGGAGGGCACCTTCCTGGAACTTCAGGAAACGCTGGCGCTGGGGCAGCTGTACGTATTCACGCCCTACGAACCGCCGCGCGCGCGGGTCCGCCCGGCCGCGCCGCCGCCCGAGCCGCCCATCGAGGTCATCGTGACGCTGCTGCGCGGGGTCGCCATGCAGGACCTCGAACTGCCGCTGGAGGACGTGGACCTCGCCGACGTGTTCGCCGAGGAGGGCCTGCGCGGGCTGGTCGTGCGCCGCGAGCCGGGGCTGCTGCGGCTGCGCGCCCTGGCTGCGGGCATGCGGCTGAGGCACATCAGCCGCGAGTTCGGGCCGGGAGACGCGCTGCCGCTGGCAGTCATGCTCGACCTCGCCGCGCCCGGCGGCACCTTCCAGCTGCGGGTGCGCGACAAGGCCTCCATGAGCCGGATGCGGCGCTAG
- a CDS encoding phage tail protein gives MTQPVHKDPLVAAYFAVDFQNGVVGAFRECNGLGSESQVVEYRATDARGKPILIREPGTMKYTDIVLKRGITDSMDMWQWRKQVEDGDIEGARRSGTITLYNQRGEAIARWNFERAWPQKLNGPTYDAKTNEVAIEELTITHEGYKRVQ, from the coding sequence ATGACCCAGCCCGTACACAAAGACCCCTTGGTGGCCGCCTACTTCGCGGTCGACTTCCAGAACGGCGTGGTCGGCGCGTTCCGCGAGTGCAACGGCCTGGGCAGCGAGAGCCAGGTCGTCGAGTACCGCGCCACCGACGCGCGCGGCAAGCCGATCCTGATCCGCGAGCCGGGCACCATGAAGTACACCGACATCGTCCTCAAGCGCGGGATCACCGACAGCATGGACATGTGGCAGTGGCGCAAACAGGTCGAGGACGGCGACATCGAGGGCGCGCGCCGCAGCGGCACCATCACGCTGTACAACCAGCGCGGCGAGGCCATCGCCCGCTGGAACTTCGAGCGCGCCTGGCCCCAGAAGCTCAACGGCCCCACCTACGATGCCAAGACCAACGAGGTCGCCATCGAGGAACTGACCATCACCCACGAAGGGTACAAGCGCGTTCAGTAA